The proteins below come from a single Chryseobacterium sp. MA9 genomic window:
- a CDS encoding OmpH family outer membrane protein, producing the protein MEKPLLDEPNIIITDMKHFKITFTFALLLLFGFSNAQKIGVVDTNEILNKLPQYKEAEARLNSQIDTWESELQSLQSEYERKKAAFESEKVLLIGDQLKLREKEVVDLDKNIKTTTSLRFGANGEITKLRTNLVLPFQDQIWGAIKTMSEKNGLGIVLDKSNNISVIFLQSKYDYTEKVLSVLLKGTDKKEKTNSKSKK; encoded by the coding sequence ATGGAGAAACCACTTCTTGATGAACCAAACATTATAATTACAGATATGAAGCACTTTAAAATAACTTTCACGTTCGCATTACTATTGCTTTTTGGATTCAGCAATGCCCAGAAAATAGGAGTAGTGGATACTAATGAAATTTTAAATAAATTACCTCAGTATAAAGAAGCTGAAGCAAGACTGAATTCTCAGATCGATACCTGGGAGTCAGAACTTCAAAGTCTTCAATCTGAATATGAAAGAAAAAAAGCTGCTTTTGAAAGTGAAAAAGTATTATTAATAGGTGACCAGCTTAAATTGAGAGAAAAAGAAGTTGTAGACCTTGATAAAAATATTAAAACTACTACTAGCTTACGTTTTGGAGCTAACGGTGAGATTACAAAACTGAGAACAAACCTTGTTCTGCCTTTTCAGGATCAGATCTGGGGAGCCATCAAAACAATGTCCGAAAAAAATGGATTGGGCATAGTTCTTGATAAAAGCAATAACATTAGTGTTATTTTCCTTCAGTCAAAATATGATTACACCGAGAAAGTATTGTCTGTTTTGCTGAAAGGAACAGACAAGAAGGAAAAAACAAATAGCAAAAGCAAAAAATAA
- a CDS encoding isoprenyl transferase, producing the protein MSLIKDKINSENLPKHVAIIMDGNGRWAKSRGEERTFGHKNAINAVRNAINACNEINIPYLTLYTFSSENWSRPTEEVNTLMNLLVETLLLEAEEIFSKGLRMHVIGNLEKLPPLVKEQLERVVELTKENTKGNLVLAISYGSQNEILEAVKNISSDVKEGKVEIENINESLFENYLYTKDFPPVDLLIRTSGEIRISNFLLWQIAYAELQFLNVLWPDFTKDIFFQCIVDYQNKERRYGLTGEQVKGQ; encoded by the coding sequence ATGTCGTTGATTAAAGATAAAATAAATTCTGAGAATTTACCAAAACACGTAGCCATCATTATGGATGGTAATGGAAGATGGGCAAAATCTCGTGGCGAGGAAAGAACTTTTGGTCACAAAAATGCCATTAATGCAGTAAGAAATGCCATTAATGCTTGTAATGAGATTAATATCCCTTACTTAACACTTTACACATTCTCTTCAGAAAATTGGAGCCGTCCAACTGAAGAAGTGAATACACTTATGAACCTGTTGGTAGAAACCTTACTGCTTGAGGCAGAAGAAATCTTCAGCAAAGGATTGAGAATGCATGTGATAGGTAATCTTGAAAAACTGCCTCCTTTAGTAAAAGAGCAGTTGGAGCGTGTGGTAGAACTCACAAAAGAAAACACAAAAGGAAACCTTGTATTGGCTATAAGCTATGGCTCACAAAATGAAATACTTGAAGCCGTTAAAAATATAAGTTCTGATGTAAAAGAAGGAAAAGTAGAGATAGAAAATATTAACGAAAGTTTATTTGAAAACTACCTTTATACAAAAGATTTTCCTCCTGTAGACTTACTGATCAGAACCAGCGGTGAAATAAGAATAAGTAATTTCCTGCTTTGGCAGATCGCTTATGCAGAACTACAGTTTTTAAATGTTCTGTGGCCGGATTTTACCAAAGATATTTTCTTCCAATGTATTGTAGATTATCAAAACAAAGAAAGAAGATACGGTTTAACCGGTGAGCAAGTAAAAGGCCAATAA
- a CDS encoding OmpH family outer membrane protein, with the protein MKKLSVLFAAVMMVVSVGMAKAQKIATLDVMGVLNAMPEKKKADADLKTFLDTKQAEIKKKADAAQTKYQQYQTEAPKKTADENAAREAEMKKLAEEIQQMQDKAQKDLQAKQDLAFGPVEKKLNDAVEKVAKANGYDYIMDANSTAFLYKAGPDATPAVKKELGVQ; encoded by the coding sequence ATGAAAAAATTAAGTGTATTATTTGCAGCAGTAATGATGGTTGTATCTGTAGGTATGGCAAAAGCTCAAAAAATTGCTACTTTAGATGTAATGGGAGTTCTTAACGCTATGCCGGAGAAAAAGAAAGCAGATGCTGATCTTAAAACATTCTTAGATACTAAACAAGCTGAGATTAAGAAAAAAGCTGACGCAGCTCAAACTAAATATCAGCAATATCAAACAGAAGCTCCGAAAAAAACAGCTGACGAAAACGCAGCAAGAGAAGCTGAAATGAAAAAATTAGCTGAAGAAATCCAACAAATGCAGGATAAAGCTCAAAAAGATCTACAAGCTAAGCAGGATTTGGCTTTCGGACCAGTTGAGAAAAAACTGAACGATGCAGTAGAAAAAGTAGCTAAAGCTAACGGATACGATTATATTATGGATGCTAACTCAACTGCATTCCTTTATAAAGCAGGACCAGATGCTACTCCAGCTGTAAAGAAAGAACTTGGAGTTCAATAA
- a CDS encoding thioesterase family protein, whose translation MEKEVSTTVKVRFSDCDPIGHLNNVKYLDYMFNAREDHVETFYGFTYEEYTKKTGCTWIAIQNEIAYLKEVRYNTQVVISSKTIDVQDRTAKVEILMKSLDEKTIHAVLWVTVIYFNVKTRKSEVHPEDVKEIFDKFYVDLIQKDFQSRVKFLRSQNAKNS comes from the coding sequence ATGGAAAAAGAAGTATCAACTACGGTAAAAGTTAGGTTTAGTGACTGCGATCCGATCGGACATTTGAATAATGTAAAATATCTTGATTATATGTTCAATGCCAGAGAAGATCATGTAGAAACTTTCTATGGATTTACCTATGAAGAATATACCAAGAAAACCGGCTGTACCTGGATTGCCATTCAAAATGAAATAGCCTATTTAAAAGAAGTAAGATATAACACTCAGGTTGTAATCAGCAGCAAAACCATCGATGTACAGGATAGAACTGCAAAAGTAGAAATCCTGATGAAAAGCTTAGATGAAAAGACAATTCATGCTGTACTTTGGGTAACTGTTATTTATTTCAATGTTAAAACAAGAAAATCTGAAGTTCATCCCGAAGATGTCAAAGAAATTTTCGACAAGTTTTATGTAGATTTGATTCAGAAAGACTTCCAGTCCAGAGTGAAGTTTTTAAGAAGCCAAAATGCAAAAAATTCTTAA
- a CDS encoding WxL protein host-binding domain-containing protein — protein sequence MIKRILLLITLILQFSFLHAGIVILNGLTHSYKIENGKVYKGKVAIENTSNNPQSVKLFLQDFAYHADGTINYSALHTNKRTNGEWIKLNTNLITLKGKEKTEVFYEITVPNQARDSGSYWSVIIVEPVEDIKPNDNKPGVNITSVIRYAIQVITDFETEKAKPDLKFESVKVEKQEGKQTVKIAIANNGNLYCKPTTAIEIYNRKTGEKVGTYSSLTMGLLPGTSKTFYIDISKIPPDKYKAAIIATDEEENAFALNVELEVKND from the coding sequence ATGATAAAGCGTATCCTTCTCTTGATCACTCTGATTTTGCAATTCAGCTTTTTACATGCGGGTATTGTGATTCTCAACGGACTTACGCATTCTTACAAAATTGAAAACGGAAAGGTTTACAAGGGAAAAGTGGCCATTGAAAACACAAGCAATAATCCTCAAAGTGTAAAATTGTTTTTACAGGACTTTGCTTATCATGCTGACGGAACGATCAATTATTCTGCTTTGCATACAAATAAACGGACCAATGGAGAATGGATTAAACTCAATACCAATTTGATCACCCTTAAAGGCAAGGAAAAGACAGAGGTCTTTTATGAAATTACAGTTCCCAATCAAGCCAGAGATTCCGGAAGCTATTGGAGTGTCATTATTGTAGAGCCGGTAGAGGATATTAAGCCCAACGACAATAAGCCGGGAGTGAACATCACTTCTGTTATACGATACGCTATTCAGGTCATTACAGATTTTGAAACAGAAAAGGCCAAACCGGACCTTAAGTTTGAAAGTGTAAAAGTGGAAAAACAGGAGGGAAAGCAAACTGTAAAGATTGCTATAGCCAATAATGGTAATCTTTATTGCAAGCCAACAACAGCCATTGAAATCTATAACCGTAAAACAGGTGAAAAAGTAGGAACTTATTCAAGTCTAACGATGGGACTGCTGCCTGGTACCTCCAAAACATTTTACATAGATATCAGTAAAATCCCGCCCGACAAATACAAAGCGGCCATAATAGCTACGGATGAAGAGGAGAATGCATTTGCACTCAATGTGGAATTAGAAGTAAAAAATGATTAG
- the bamA gene encoding outer membrane protein assembly factor BamA, whose protein sequence is MKFRLLPIIMFAASAHFYGQVTPQDSTKVNNAVHAENEAGTYTLKDIVVDGVKKYTPAQILRFTGLTKGESVDIPGQKISNAVKKLWDTQSFSEVEVYVQSIEGQTIVLKFHLQDLKELGEVKFAGKGIGKSKSEKLAKDNNLKPGTKITQNLVSSLKTNVPKDYIKKGFADAKISIQDKVNAGDPALVDWTINVEKGKRIKIDHIEFEGNENVTDRKLRNKAFKETKQKRFGIGGILKSSKFIEDKYQEDKQSLISYYNSLGYRDAKIVSDSVWRNKRNNYEINVKLNEGKKYYIGDVTFTGNTVYATEYLQRLLGYKKGDIYDAVGFNKKVGEDGGKEDDSDIKSVYMNNGYLFSNVTPVEKSVSGDAVNLEVRINEGEQATWNKVTWQGNTTTHDHVILRALRTKPGELFKKTEIKRTYFDLAGMSFFDPQQIGQDIQPNQVDNTVDINWKLVEKGSSQVQLQAGYGGNSFIGTLGLTFNNFSLKNFLKFKDFKPVPQGDGQTFSIQVQAGQYFQNYGVSFTEPWLFGTRATALSVSLNNSRVRYTDQYGAAQKLNIFSASAGLNRLLNWPDDYFSLYTGLQFQKYDFNNYPFQFGNTTETNGTANNFSVNLGLSRNSAGIDPIFPTMGSNIELSAKLTPPYSLFKKKDYSTMSAIDKYKWMEFYKIKFKADVYNEIVGKLVLRSSAEMGFMDGYNSKLGAPPFERFYMGGTGLFGGRYDGRELIPLRGYENASTEGGQADDITQTGGGTIYNRFTLELRYPISMSQTAKIYALTFAEGGNVWNSWSSYSPFQLKRSVGIGVRVYMGAFGLIGFDFALGLDKTLSGDKSGWRNHFLMNQTL, encoded by the coding sequence ATGAAGTTTAGACTATTACCCATCATTATGTTTGCTGCTTCTGCACATTTTTATGGACAAGTAACTCCACAAGACAGCACAAAAGTAAATAATGCTGTTCATGCAGAAAATGAGGCAGGCACTTATACACTTAAAGACATCGTTGTAGATGGGGTAAAAAAATATACACCAGCTCAGATCTTAAGATTTACAGGTCTTACTAAAGGAGAAAGCGTAGACATTCCGGGGCAGAAAATCAGCAATGCTGTTAAAAAACTTTGGGATACCCAATCTTTTTCTGAAGTGGAAGTTTATGTTCAAAGCATTGAAGGACAGACAATCGTTCTGAAATTTCACCTGCAGGATCTGAAAGAACTTGGAGAAGTGAAATTCGCAGGGAAAGGAATTGGTAAATCTAAGAGTGAAAAGCTGGCAAAGGATAACAACCTTAAACCAGGAACTAAGATTACTCAAAACTTAGTTTCTAGTCTTAAAACAAATGTTCCTAAAGATTACATTAAAAAAGGTTTTGCAGATGCCAAAATCAGCATTCAGGATAAAGTAAATGCAGGAGACCCTGCTTTAGTAGACTGGACCATTAATGTAGAGAAGGGAAAAAGAATTAAGATTGATCATATTGAATTTGAAGGAAACGAAAATGTAACTGATAGAAAGCTTAGAAACAAAGCTTTCAAAGAAACAAAACAAAAACGTTTCGGTATTGGTGGAATTTTGAAATCCTCAAAATTCATTGAAGATAAATATCAAGAAGATAAGCAAAGTCTTATCAGTTATTATAACTCCCTGGGATATAGAGACGCGAAAATCGTTTCAGATTCAGTTTGGAGAAACAAAAGAAATAACTACGAAATCAATGTAAAACTTAATGAGGGTAAAAAATATTATATCGGGGACGTTACGTTCACGGGGAATACGGTTTACGCTACAGAATATTTACAGAGATTATTAGGATATAAAAAAGGAGATATTTATGATGCTGTAGGATTCAACAAAAAAGTTGGAGAAGATGGAGGTAAAGAAGATGACTCAGATATCAAATCTGTTTACATGAACAACGGTTACCTTTTCTCTAATGTTACACCTGTTGAAAAATCAGTATCAGGAGACGCCGTAAACCTTGAAGTTAGAATTAATGAAGGAGAGCAGGCTACATGGAATAAAGTAACATGGCAGGGGAACACTACAACCCATGACCACGTTATCCTTAGAGCACTGAGAACAAAACCGGGAGAGCTATTCAAGAAAACGGAAATTAAAAGAACATACTTCGATCTAGCAGGGATGTCATTCTTTGACCCTCAGCAGATCGGTCAGGATATCCAGCCAAATCAGGTAGATAATACCGTTGATATCAACTGGAAGCTGGTAGAAAAAGGATCTTCTCAGGTACAGCTGCAGGCAGGTTACGGTGGTAACAGCTTCATCGGTACTTTAGGATTAACTTTTAATAACTTCTCATTAAAGAACTTCCTTAAGTTTAAGGACTTCAAACCAGTACCTCAGGGAGACGGACAAACGTTCTCTATTCAGGTGCAGGCAGGACAGTATTTCCAAAACTACGGTGTATCATTTACAGAACCTTGGTTATTTGGTACAAGAGCAACAGCCCTTTCTGTAAGTTTGAACAACTCAAGAGTAAGATATACAGATCAATACGGAGCTGCTCAGAAGCTTAACATCTTCTCTGCTTCGGCTGGTTTAAACAGACTATTAAACTGGCCGGATGATTATTTCTCACTTTATACAGGATTACAGTTCCAGAAGTATGACTTCAATAACTATCCATTCCAGTTTGGAAACACTACTGAAACTAACGGTACTGCCAATAACTTCAGTGTAAACTTAGGATTGAGCAGAAACTCAGCCGGTATCGACCCAATCTTCCCTACAATGGGATCCAATATTGAGCTTTCAGCAAAACTGACGCCTCCATACTCATTGTTTAAAAAGAAAGATTATTCCACAATGTCAGCTATTGATAAGTATAAGTGGATGGAATTCTATAAGATTAAATTCAAGGCAGATGTATACAACGAAATCGTTGGGAAACTTGTCTTAAGATCTTCTGCGGAAATGGGATTCATGGACGGATATAACAGTAAATTGGGAGCTCCGCCATTTGAAAGATTCTATATGGGAGGTACAGGTCTTTTCGGAGGTAGATATGACGGTAGAGAATTGATTCCTTTAAGAGGATATGAAAATGCCAGTACAGAAGGAGGTCAGGCAGATGATATTACTCAGACAGGTGGTGGTACAATCTATAACAGATTTACTTTAGAATTGAGATACCCGATTTCAATGAGCCAGACTGCAAAAATCTACGCACTGACATTTGCTGAAGGAGGTAACGTATGGAACTCATGGAGTTCTTACAGTCCATTCCAATTGAAAAGATCAGTCGGAATTGGTGTAAGAGTTTATATGGGAGCATTTGGATTGATCGGATTTGACTTTGCACTTGGTCTTGATAAAACATTATCAGGTGATAAGTCCGGATGGAGAAACCACTTCTTGATGAACCAAACATTATAA
- a CDS encoding DUF6089 family protein: MNKKLLFSFLAFLGVVSVKAQRNELGVRLGMSNLVGDVGRTNYILQKPLDLNRVSDWGIPFYGGLLYRFNFNPHQTVRLDLGYNQVQFSDKAAKEDYRRNRNSYGKNNVYEASLMFEYNFFPVNNEQISMLSPYIFGGVGALMFDAPKATLVNDFRRDADGVAQAPINELDFTTKTDYSLGKKVTMHIPFGVGLKYKFNHSWAIFAEATFRYTLTDQLDHSKILDKDVKTSFNTDILDPATGGSLLQSGNYYAVSKEREAEFIKKRNIGDGRSNDWMNTFSLGLTYSFGRPPCYCE, encoded by the coding sequence ATGAATAAAAAATTATTGTTTAGCTTCCTTGCCTTCCTTGGAGTGGTAAGTGTTAAAGCACAAAGAAACGAATTGGGAGTTCGTCTAGGTATGAGTAACCTAGTGGGAGATGTAGGAAGGACAAATTATATTTTACAGAAGCCGTTGGATTTAAACAGAGTGTCAGATTGGGGCATCCCATTTTATGGAGGTTTGTTATATAGATTTAATTTTAACCCGCATCAGACCGTTAGATTGGATTTAGGATACAACCAGGTTCAGTTTAGTGATAAAGCTGCGAAAGAAGATTATAGAAGAAATAGAAACTCATACGGAAAAAATAACGTGTATGAGGCGAGTTTAATGTTTGAATATAACTTTTTCCCGGTAAATAATGAGCAGATCAGCATGCTAAGCCCTTATATCTTCGGAGGTGTTGGTGCTTTGATGTTTGATGCTCCTAAGGCAACTCTTGTGAATGATTTCAGAAGAGATGCAGATGGTGTGGCGCAGGCTCCAATTAATGAATTGGATTTCACCACGAAAACAGATTATTCATTAGGAAAAAAAGTAACAATGCATATTCCTTTTGGGGTGGGTTTGAAGTATAAATTCAACCATTCTTGGGCTATATTTGCAGAAGCTACATTCAGATATACATTGACAGATCAGTTGGATCATAGTAAGATCCTTGACAAAGATGTAAAAACTTCTTTTAATACAGATATTTTGGACCCAGCAACAGGAGGTTCATTATTGCAGTCAGGAAATTATTATGCAGTTTCTAAGGAAAGAGAAGCAGAGTTTATTAAAAAGAGAAATATTGGAGATGGAAGATCGAACGACTGGATGAATACTTTCAGTTTAGGACTCACGTATTCGTTCGGAAGACCTCCATGTTATTGTGAATAA
- the rfbD gene encoding dTDP-4-dehydrorhamnose reductase — translation MKKIAVIGSNGQLGNCIRKIAPDFEHQYEFLFTDSSTLDVTNEDQVNDFFYDNKPDYCINASAYTAVDLAETEKEKAFAVNADGVAHLAQACADYKTTLIHVSTDYVFDGTTNLPYSEDDFTNPIGVYGESKRKGEELALEINPKTIILRTSWLYSEFNKNFVKTMLNLFSQKKELGIVADQFGQPTNANDLAEAIMEIIVAHRKTYGVFHFSNYPETTWFEFAKKIAEFSKSSVKLNPLTTEQYPTPAKRPVRSTMSLDKIEETYKIEPKHWENSLEECVDTLSQQ, via the coding sequence ATGAAAAAAATAGCAGTAATAGGAAGCAACGGACAATTGGGAAACTGCATTAGAAAAATAGCTCCAGATTTTGAACATCAATATGAATTCTTATTTACAGACTCATCCACTCTTGATGTTACCAATGAAGACCAGGTGAATGACTTCTTTTATGATAACAAACCTGATTACTGCATTAATGCTTCAGCATACACAGCGGTAGATCTGGCTGAAACCGAAAAAGAAAAAGCCTTTGCTGTAAATGCAGACGGTGTAGCTCATCTTGCCCAGGCTTGTGCAGATTATAAAACTACTCTGATTCATGTTTCTACAGACTATGTTTTTGATGGGACCACAAACCTTCCATATTCTGAAGACGATTTTACAAACCCGATAGGAGTATATGGAGAATCAAAAAGAAAAGGAGAAGAACTTGCTCTGGAAATTAACCCTAAGACAATTATCCTGAGAACCTCATGGCTGTACTCAGAGTTCAATAAGAACTTTGTGAAAACAATGCTGAATCTTTTCTCTCAGAAAAAAGAATTGGGAATTGTTGCTGATCAGTTTGGGCAGCCAACCAATGCAAATGATCTGGCAGAAGCTATCATGGAGATCATTGTAGCTCACCGTAAAACCTATGGAGTCTTTCACTTCTCAAACTATCCGGAAACAACATGGTTTGAATTTGCTAAAAAAATTGCTGAATTCTCAAAATCTTCAGTAAAATTGAATCCATTAACAACCGAACAGTACCCAACCCCTGCCAAAAGACCCGTAAGAAGTACAATGTCTTTGGATAAAATAGAGGAGACTTACAAAATAGAGCCCAAACATTGGGAAAACAGCCTTGAAGAATGTGTTGATACACTTTCACAACAATAA
- a CDS encoding exopolysaccharide transport family protein codes for MIPERVNTAEKNNAQKDKSGTFALFDLEHFLRRVLKNWYWFVLMFIIGYAMAWVYSKYYAQNIYASDLSLSTSSKASEFLPTQSNQSINFIWGDTGNQDGLYLKKMLLSRSHNEFLVKELDLFVNYSTKGLIKSTYLDKDDSPVFLQIDKKHLQQINYPITLIPKGNGAYEVILPEEGESTSLYNYEVEGFQDINSYKRPADKTIKINEWYNSPNLRFRLLQNPVATKIKLDNIIIKLSSVNQSVDEIVSTTGVDFDKEIRSIMIITKKGYNLNNTVNFLNKSVAELQKKRLADKNIVNKNTDIFLKENLGNIRKKLDSSANVLNYLKTSEKLYNIKDRDEKSLEKIKELEAKKADIISKISSLNNIKNTLQSQNFDKMIGTNAAGFEDGVFTATVSELKALYTKKAEMATIYKPSSEPMREINRLIDEARMGSSNSLRNYYNRYYEEINKIDREMAGANSDLATYPEKERRYLDAERGYNMIEATYNSLLGRQSDTQMRMATNQSDITVIDPAKNLGQRPIGPNVKLARMAIISGMLLLPLLFILIGEVFDNKIRNIKELLSATKIPLLGVIGNNNNENMLTVLEQPKSSVSEAFRGIRANMRFLIDNEDQKGKVILITSSIGGEGKTYISINLASVIGLSDKKTILLGMDLRKPKIFGDFKIDNKYGISNYLTGEVGIDQIINKTKIPNLDVATSGPIPPNPSELLMSQRNIKFIEELKEKYDFIIIDSPPVGLVADSYELMKHSDANIYVVRHEYTEKYMLKMITDKYHNDEIDNLGLVYNDYNTKQGYGYGYGYGYGYGYGYFDEDKNYKEPLLIRIRNKVQVLFNKK; via the coding sequence ATGATTCCAGAAAGAGTAAACACTGCAGAGAAGAATAATGCTCAGAAAGATAAATCCGGGACATTTGCATTATTTGATTTAGAACACTTTTTAAGAAGGGTTCTTAAAAACTGGTACTGGTTTGTATTGATGTTTATCATTGGCTATGCCATGGCGTGGGTATATAGTAAATATTATGCACAGAATATTTATGCATCAGACTTATCATTAAGTACTTCCAGTAAAGCTTCAGAGTTTCTGCCAACTCAGTCTAACCAATCCATTAACTTCATTTGGGGAGATACAGGAAATCAGGATGGGCTTTATTTGAAGAAAATGCTTTTATCCAGATCTCACAATGAGTTTTTGGTGAAAGAATTAGATCTTTTTGTAAACTATTCTACCAAAGGACTTATAAAATCTACTTACCTTGACAAAGATGATTCACCCGTTTTTCTTCAGATTGATAAAAAGCACCTTCAGCAGATCAATTATCCTATTACGCTGATACCAAAAGGAAATGGAGCTTATGAAGTGATTTTACCTGAAGAAGGAGAATCTACAAGCTTATACAACTATGAAGTAGAAGGGTTCCAGGACATTAACTCTTATAAAAGACCAGCAGATAAAACCATCAAAATTAATGAATGGTATAATTCGCCTAACCTGAGATTCAGACTGCTTCAAAACCCTGTTGCTACAAAAATTAAGCTTGATAATATTATTATTAAGCTGAGCTCTGTAAACCAGAGCGTAGATGAAATCGTTTCTACCACAGGAGTAGACTTTGATAAAGAAATCAGGTCTATTATGATTATTACTAAAAAAGGATACAACCTTAATAATACAGTTAACTTCCTGAATAAATCTGTTGCAGAACTGCAGAAAAAGAGACTTGCTGATAAAAATATCGTTAATAAGAATACAGACATCTTTTTAAAAGAAAATCTTGGGAATATCCGTAAAAAACTTGATTCAAGCGCAAATGTGCTTAATTATTTAAAGACTTCTGAAAAACTCTATAATATTAAAGACAGGGATGAAAAATCTCTCGAAAAAATAAAAGAACTTGAAGCTAAAAAAGCCGATATCATTAGCAAGATCAGTTCTCTGAACAATATCAAGAACACACTTCAGTCTCAGAATTTCGATAAAATGATCGGAACAAATGCGGCAGGTTTCGAAGATGGTGTTTTCACAGCAACGGTTTCTGAACTTAAAGCTTTATATACCAAAAAAGCAGAAATGGCCACTATTTATAAGCCGTCATCAGAACCTATGAGAGAAATCAACAGGCTTATTGATGAAGCAAGAATGGGGTCATCCAATAGTTTGAGAAACTATTATAACAGATATTATGAAGAAATCAATAAAATAGATCGTGAAATGGCTGGTGCCAATTCTGATTTAGCAACTTATCCTGAAAAAGAAAGAAGATATCTGGATGCAGAGAGAGGTTATAACATGATTGAAGCTACTTATAACAGTCTTTTAGGTAGACAGAGTGATACCCAGATGAGAATGGCTACCAATCAGTCTGATATAACGGTTATTGACCCGGCTAAAAATTTAGGACAAAGACCCATTGGGCCTAATGTTAAATTGGCAAGAATGGCTATTATTTCAGGAATGTTGTTGCTTCCACTATTATTTATCCTGATTGGTGAAGTGTTTGATAACAAGATCCGAAATATCAAAGAACTTTTAAGTGCCACGAAAATTCCACTTCTTGGGGTTATTGGAAATAACAATAATGAAAATATGCTTACTGTTCTGGAGCAGCCAAAATCATCTGTATCAGAAGCTTTCAGGGGAATAAGAGCCAATATGAGATTTTTGATAGATAATGAAGATCAAAAAGGTAAAGTCATATTAATTACATCATCCATCGGAGGAGAAGGAAAGACTTATATTTCCATTAATCTTGCATCTGTAATTGGATTAAGCGATAAAAAAACAATCTTACTGGGTATGGACCTTAGAAAACCAAAAATCTTCGGAGACTTCAAGATTGATAATAAATATGGTATTTCAAATTATCTTACCGGGGAAGTAGGAATTGATCAGATTATCAACAAAACAAAAATCCCAAATCTGGATGTTGCCACTTCAGGACCTATTCCGCCAAACCCTTCTGAACTTTTAATGAGTCAGAGAAATATTAAATTTATAGAAGAACTGAAAGAAAAATATGATTTTATTATTATAGATTCACCACCGGTAGGATTAGTGGCAGATTCATATGAGCTTATGAAGCATTCTGATGCCAATATTTATGTTGTGCGCCATGAATACACAGAAAAATACATGCTGAAAATGATTACGGATAAGTATCATAATGATGAGATTGATAATTTGGGACTTGTTTATAATGATTATAATACAAAACAGGGCTACGGTTACGGTTATGGCTACGGATATGGCTATGGTTACGGATATTTTGATGAGGATAAAAATTATAAAGAGCCATTGCTGATAAGGATCAGAAATAAAGTACAGGTATTATTTAATAAAAAATAA